CTGAAGCTGAAGCTAAGTGGTTGGAAGCGAATAAAGAGAAGTGATAGGAGAAGTTTATGGAAGCAGTAGTTCGAATTCGCCTTATGGAGGAAAGTGATTTAGATGATGTGGCAAAACTTGAAAAGCTGTCCTTTGCAACCCCTTGGAGCCGTGAAGCTTTTTTCAATGAGATGACAAAAAATCAATTCGCCTATTATCTCGTCGTTGAATTGGATAACGAGATCATTGGGTATTGTGGGTTATGGGTTATTATTGATGAATCGCATATTACAAACATTGCTATCCATCCTTCTTATCGAAGAAAAGGCATTGGAGATTATCTTTTCCGTGGGGCGATGGCCATGGCAAAAACACTAGGGGCGAGAAAAATGACCTTGGAAGTACGGTTATCAAATACAACTGCTCAAACATTGTACAGAAAATACGGGTTCCGTGAAGGCGGGATTAGAAAACATTATTATACGGATAATCAGGAGGATGCTCTCGTCATGTGGGTGGAATTATTATGAGTGATAAGACGAATATACGGATACTAGGAATTGAAACGAGCTGTGATGAAACGTCTGCCGCGGTTGTTAAAAATGGCAGAGAGGTGTTAAGTAATATCGTGTCATCACAAATTGACAGTCACAAACGTTTCGGAGGCGTTGTACCTGAAATTGCCTCTCGCCATCATGTGGAGCAAGTGACATACATTGTAGAGGAAGCATTGGAGACAGCAGGGATATCCCCACAGGATCTGGATGCTATTGCTGTGACAGAAGGCCCAGGCCTTATAGGAGCCCTTCTTGTAGGAGTGAATGCAGCTAAAGCACTCGCTTTTGCCTGGAATAAGCCGCTAGTGGCCGTCCATCACATAGCAGGTCACATTTACGCGAATCACATTGTTGATGAGTTGACATTCCCACTGCTCTCTCTTGTCGTGTCTGGCGGTCACACAGAATTAATATACATGAAGGACCATGTGTCATATGAGGTCATTGGTGAAACGAGAGATGATGCGGTAGGTGAAGCGTATGATAAGGTGGCTCGCACATTAGGTCTCCCTTATCCCGGTGGGCCGCACATCGATCGCCTCGCGCAAACCGGTGAACCCGTCATCAATTTACCGCGAGCTTGGCTTGAAGAAGGATCATACGATTTCAGCTTCAGTGGTTTAAAGTCAGCGGTTATTAACACCCTTCACAATGCTAAACAACGAGGTGATAGCTGGTCGAATGAAGATATTGCCGCCAGTTTTCAAGCGAGCGTCATAGATGTGCTTGTAACAAAAACGTTAAAAGCAGTTGAAGAGAAAGCGGTAAAAAGACTCGTTTTAGCAGGTGGAGTAGCTGCTAATAAAGGTCTGAGAGAGGCACTTACAGAGACGTGTGAGGAAGTAGGAGTGGCGTTGACGATTCCTCCCAATGCATTATGTACTGATAACGCAGCGATGATTGCCTCAGCAGGTACGTTCTTATTCCGTAATGGACGCTTAGCAGATGAGCGGCTGAACGGTCAAGCCGGGTTGAATCTTGAATAATTAAAAGCAGCGTGTGGCTCATTTAAGCATTGTTTGTTGGTGGCTGTACATCAACTAAACAGTGCTTTTATCACAGATAACCAATTGAGAGGAGAGCTAATGGACGCTAATGTCCTGATTGAAAGTTGGTTATAGGCATACTTAGGTCTATTATCGGATAAGGATATGTAAATGAAGAGGGGAACAAACTGCTATCAGGTTAATAATTGGCAGATACGAATATATGATCCTGTTAGTAATATTTTATCCACAGTTTGTGGATAGTGTGTATAACTCAATGAAAAGTTGTCATATTAAGTCGAGTCTTGTTAATAATGAAATTGTGGATAACTTCGATTTTGTGTGAATAACATAAAAAAACCACGAAATATAGGGTATTTGGTTGTGGATGAAACTGTGAATAGTGTGGATATGTCAGAAAATAACGACGGTTTACTATGAATTATCATAATAAGAAAAGGAATACGAGACGTTTATCTCCTGATTGAAGGGTCGTTTTGTCTTACTTATACACATGCTATTTGTGAAAGCACTAGTTAGTTCAGAAGTTATTAACAGATGTCTCAAAAAGGACACCGGAAAATCACATTTTCGCGGTGTCCTATTGTGGCCTTTATTCTTCTAGTTGTAAAACTTCCCATTCTTCCATTAAGCCCTCAAACGTATGTTTAGCCGCTTCTAATTGCTGATGAAGGTCAGCCACTTTTTCATGGTCCTGAAAAATAGCTGGATCACAGAGGGCTTCTTCTAATTGACTGATCGTAAGCTCATTCTCTTCGATAGCCTGTTCCACTTTTTCGATACGACGCTGCCGTTGTCGAGCTAATTTTTGCTGCTCTTTACTTTTGACATAGTCGGATTTAGCCGTTTTTTCACTAGCATTAGAGAATGTGTGATTATTAGCTGTTTCACTTTCCTTGAGTCGCTGCAATTCTGCTTGCTCAGCTTTTTTAGCAGCGTAATAATCATAATCACCTAAGTAACTCATCATCCCTGCTTCAGATAATTCAGTTACTCTCGTGGCCATTCGGTTCACAAAGTAACGGTCATGGGAGACGAATAGTAATGTCCCTGGATACTCGATAAGTGCGTTTTCCAAAACTTCCTTACTGTCTAGGTCTAAGTGGTTTGTAGGTTCATCAAGGATAAGCAAATTTGCCTTTTGCATCATTAACTTGGCTAACGCTAACCGCGCCTTTTCGCCACCACTTAAATCATAGACGATCTTTAACACGTCTTCTCCACTAAAAAGAAAGTTACCAAGCACCGTCCGTATGTCTTTTTCATTCGTCTCTGGGTAATCATCCCACAGCTCTTGAAGCACCGTTTTGTTAGACGTTAGTTCTGTTTGCTCCTGGTCATAATAGCCGATTGTGACGTTACTCCCATAAGTAATCTTTCCATGCAATGGAACATGTTTTCCCGCAATGGCCTTTATTAGCGTTGACTTGCCAATACCGTTGGGCCCAATAAGGGCGATGCTCTCACCTCGAGTAAGCCTTAAATTAGCCTGTTGAAACAGAATGTTATCGTCATAACCTAGCGTCAGGTCATTAATCATCAGAACGTCATTTCCACTTTGTTTTTGGATATTAAAGCGAAAGTTAGCAGAATGGTCATCTGATTTAGGCCTATCCATCACCGTCATACGTTCTAACTGCTTACGTCGACT
The Salipaludibacillus sp. LMS25 DNA segment above includes these coding regions:
- the rimI gene encoding ribosomal protein S18-alanine N-acetyltransferase, whose translation is MEAVVRIRLMEESDLDDVAKLEKLSFATPWSREAFFNEMTKNQFAYYLVVELDNEIIGYCGLWVIIDESHITNIAIHPSYRRKGIGDYLFRGAMAMAKTLGARKMTLEVRLSNTTAQTLYRKYGFREGGIRKHYYTDNQEDALVMWVELL
- the tsaD gene encoding tRNA (adenosine(37)-N6)-threonylcarbamoyltransferase complex transferase subunit TsaD; translation: MSDKTNIRILGIETSCDETSAAVVKNGREVLSNIVSSQIDSHKRFGGVVPEIASRHHVEQVTYIVEEALETAGISPQDLDAIAVTEGPGLIGALLVGVNAAKALAFAWNKPLVAVHHIAGHIYANHIVDELTFPLLSLVVSGGHTELIYMKDHVSYEVIGETRDDAVGEAYDKVARTLGLPYPGGPHIDRLAQTGEPVINLPRAWLEEGSYDFSFSGLKSAVINTLHNAKQRGDSWSNEDIAASFQASVIDVLVTKTLKAVEEKAVKRLVLAGGVAANKGLREALTETCEEVGVALTIPPNALCTDNAAMIASAGTFLFRNGRLADERLNGQAGLNLE
- a CDS encoding ABC-F family ATP-binding cassette domain-containing protein, with product MILLQCTQLSKSFGTEKILSDVKLEIKSRERIALVGRNGAGKSTLLKILTGELSYDSGQIVIPKDVSIGYLAQNSGLHTERSIWDEMMTVFEPLRRMEASLRTLEEKMSHPSQKDHDKILQEYDQLQQDFKDKGGFQYEADTRSILSGLNFNHFDYNTPISSLSGGQKTRLSLGKLLLSKPDLLILDEPTNHLDIATLTWLEQYLSGYDGAVLIVSHDRYFLDKVVDYVYELSFHQTVKYTGNYSKYLEQKAARLEQEMKLYEKQQDEMKRLEEFVQKNLARASTSNRAKSRRKQLERMTVMDRPKSDDHSANFRFNIQKQSGNDVLMINDLTLGYDDNILFQQANLRLTRGESIALIGPNGIGKSTLIKAIAGKHVPLHGKITYGSNVTIGYYDQEQTELTSNKTVLQELWDDYPETNEKDIRTVLGNFLFSGEDVLKIVYDLSGGEKARLALAKLMMQKANLLILDEPTNHLDLDSKEVLENALIEYPGTLLFVSHDRYFVNRMATRVTELSEAGMMSYLGDYDYYAAKKAEQAELQRLKESETANNHTFSNASEKTAKSDYVKSKEQQKLARQRQRRIEKVEQAIEENELTISQLEEALCDPAIFQDHEKVADLHQQLEAAKHTFEGLMEEWEVLQLEE